Within Mucilaginibacter inviolabilis, the genomic segment TATCCAGTAACAACAAAGGCCGCATTAAGCGGCCTTTGTTGTTACTGGATAGGAGGATTTGTTAGTTTACATCAAACCAAAGTTTGGTGGTGAGCACATCTGCACCCTGATCGGCTACGGCTGCTTTATAGCTTGTACCATTCAGTGTTTGCTCTGTTCCGGGGTAAATGAACCTTACCGGTATTTTACCATTCAGTGTGCCGGCAACAGCAGGCTGCAGCTGCGGGTAATCTAAACGGCGCCATTCGGCAAAGGCTTCCAGACCTTCGCCAAATAAGGCTATCCATTTTTGGTTACCTATAGACTTTTTATAATTAGAAGCATCATATTTAACCGCTGCCGAATTAATATAAGTGGCAATAGCGGCATTACTAATGCCATATTGCTGCAACGAAGCTGTAACTGCCTGCGTATAGAAATCTGCAGCGTTACCGGCTATAAAACCGCGTGCTACAGCTTCGGCCTGGTCAAACAATACCTCGGCATAACTGATGATCACTGCCGGAGCATGTGGTGCCCGGAAATAGGCTCCTGGTTTTGATGTTTTGGTAAAACCCAAACTGCTGGCATCACCAACCAGTAAACCATTGGGTATGCCCACATAAGTTTGCGGGGTGGCATCCTGGGTTGGAGTGGCATAAACAGGCAAACGCGGATCATTAAGCGCGAACAACTGATCAACTATAGTTTTACTGATCCGGTAATCATCGCGGGTATCAAACAAATTACTAATAGGGTTTTGGTTGGGCGAATCAACATAAACCAGTTGGGCTATCTCGCTGTTGGAACTGATATATCCGCTGCCTTCGGCCTGGATATCTGCCAATACCTGTTTTGCTTTATCAGGTTCACGATCGGCAATACGAAGTGCTATACGCAAGCGCAGCGAATTGGCGAACTTTTTCCAGGAAGTTATATTGCCACTGTATATCGCATCGCCTAAAATAGCCTTACCCGATGGATTAAGCGAGGTTTGTGCTGCTTTCAGATCATCAAGCAGGGCAAAATAAACGTCTCTTTGCGCATCATATGCCGGGGTAAGGTACTGGTCGATGTTGATAGATTGCTTATAAGGTACGTCGCCATACTGATCGGTCAACAAAGTAAATACCCATGAGCGTAATACCAAAGCAACACCTTTATAGTTGGGGTTGGCCTGGGCATCGGCCAGCTTAATAAGCTGGTTCAAGTTGATAACCCCTTTGGTATAAGCAGTTGCCCACAAACCTCCAAAAGAGGCATTGGTGAATATATAACGGTCTGGATCGGTGTATTGTATCTTGGCCCAGTGCTGCACAAAAAGCAGGCTGGAACCCATGTTGTCTTCAACGCCCCAATAGGTATCGGCCATATTTTTGATAACCCCTGTAAGCAGGTAATCAGGTTGTGGGTTTTGTGTAGCATTAGGATTCTGGTTTATTTTTACCAGCTCTTTTTTGCACGATGCCAGCGACAATAACAAGGCGCCGGATAATATGATGGATGTATATTTAAGTTTCATGATCATTAAAATTTAAGGTTAACATTAAAACCAATGTTGCGTACGGTTGGGAGAGTCAGATCTTCCAGACCTTGTCCGTTGCCTGTATTAAAAGCGGTTTCAGGGTCGATGTTTGGTGCATTTTTATGGATGATCAATAAGTTACGACCCACAACCGCGAAGGAGGCTCCCTGGAAACCAATACTTCTGGCCCATTTTTGCGGTACGGTATAGCCCAATTTTATTTCCCTTAATTTAATATAGGTAGCACTGTAAACAAATGGCTCGTCGGCATTGGTTAAGGATTTATAGTATGCTTGTGCCGGTAAAATGGTAGTGTTTTTACTGCCATCGGCCTTTACGCCATTGTAAATTATACCATCATTGTATACCG encodes:
- a CDS encoding SusD/RagB family nutrient-binding outer membrane lipoprotein — translated: MKLKYTSIILSGALLLSLASCKKELVKINQNPNATQNPQPDYLLTGVIKNMADTYWGVEDNMGSSLLFVQHWAKIQYTDPDRYIFTNASFGGLWATAYTKGVINLNQLIKLADAQANPNYKGVALVLRSWVFTLLTDQYGDVPYKQSINIDQYLTPAYDAQRDVYFALLDDLKAAQTSLNPSGKAILGDAIYSGNITSWKKFANSLRLRIALRIADREPDKAKQVLADIQAEGSGYISSNSEIAQLVYVDSPNQNPISNLFDTRDDYRISKTIVDQLFALNDPRLPVYATPTQDATPQTYVGIPNGLLVGDASSLGFTKTSKPGAYFRAPHAPAVIISYAEVLFDQAEAVARGFIAGNAADFYTQAVTASLQQYGISNAAIATYINSAAVKYDASNYKKSIGNQKWIALFGEGLEAFAEWRRLDYPQLQPAVAGTLNGKIPVRFIYPGTEQTLNGTSYKAAVADQGADVLTTKLWFDVN